From Deltaproteobacteria bacterium:
TACGCGATGGTCGTCACCGGCCGCGGCTCGACCGTGGAGCAGGCGCAGCGCGCGGCCTACGCACTCGCCGACGCCGTGCATCTGCCGAACGTGCGGTACCGCACGGACATCGGAGAGCGCTTCCTACGGTCCGACGGCGACGTTCTCCGCCAGCTCGGCTGGCTCTGACCGCAGCTCCCGGCGATAGCGCTCGAAGCAGCGCTCTCCGGCGCGCAAACGCATCAGCGCTCCTTCCGCGATGGCCTGCGCCGCGCGAGGCTCCAGCGCGACGAGCGGACGCAGCACTTCCCGGTTCCAGGCCTCGCTGTGCTTCAGGTCGAGGGTGGCATGCAGCGTGAAATACCGGCGTGCAGCCCGCGGGATGCCCAGCCGCGCAAGGCCGCGGTCTACTTGCGCGACGCGCCCCGGAGCGGTCAGCTCGACGGCGCCGAGCGCGCCGATGGAGTGGTACGCATATCGGCGGTCGAGCGCGAGCGCCACCATGAGGTTCGCGAGCGCGAGCGACTCCCAGACGGTCTTCTCCGGATCGGCGTGCACGTCCATGGCCCGCGCCAGATCGGAGAGCAGCGGGCCGTGCATCGCCACTGCCCGGCCGCGCCCCATCTCGTCCCAGAAGTTGCGGGCAAGCTCGAGCTTGGCCTGCACCGGCATCTTGATCTGCGTCAGCGCGACGAGGTCGTCGAATCCGGCCTCGCCCGCGATCTCCTGGGCGAGGAACCACTTCATCTGTGCGAGCGTCGCGCTCCCGGCGAGCCAGGGAAAGAGCGGGTCACCCTGCCCCGGACCGCTATCGAGCAGCTCGTCGAACCAGCGGACGAATGCGTCCGCGTCGCGGGGCACGCGGCGGGCCAGCGGCTGCACCGCTGCGCGCTCTTCCTCGACGAACCGGGCCTCCAGTGCCCGCAGGCGTGGGGCGTCCTCGGAGTCACCGATTCGATCCGGGAGGCGCGGCTCCAGGCGGTCGCGGGCGAATTGCATCAGGGCGGGATGGAGCTGTGTAGGGTCCATGCTCCACTCACGATGCGTCCCGGACGCCGGCGTTGCATCGGATACTACGTTTTCACGGCGTCCAGCCCGACCACGGCGATGCGTTCGACGTCGGCGTACGCGGGACGCTCGAGCTCTTCCCCGAAGACGTCGGGGTCGAGCTCCGCATATTCGTGCCGGATGCCGCGCAGCAGGGGGGCGAGCTGTGCCCACAGCACATGCTGGCCCTCGATCACCGGCGTCGCGGTGTAGAGGAGCAGGCGACCGCCCGGGCGCAGGCGATCGAGTGCCTCCCGGACGATTCGCACCGAGAGGCCAGTGCCGAGAGTGCCGCCGCCGTCGCGATACGTGCGACCCGAGTCGTCGCTGAGATACGGCGGATTTGCGATCACGAGCTCGAGCGGATCGGCGGCGGCCGCGAGAACGTCGCTGCGGGTGATGCGGGCAGCCACGTCGTTCAGCTCACAGTTGGCGCGGGCAAATTCGAGCGCCTTGTCGTTCACGTCGAGGAGCTGGACGGATGCGGCACGCGAGGCGAGCAGCAGACCGCCCGCTCCGGTGCCACATCCGACGTCCGCCAGGGATCCGATGCGCGGCGGGGCGCGCGCCGCGAGGAACGACGCGAATCGGTACGTATCGGGCCCGAAGAACACTGCGTCCGGAGCGGTGGTCGGGAACGCGGAGTGGGCGAGGAGGAGCGGGCCCAGGGAGGAGAAGCGCACTGTGCTGCGCAGCAGCGGCCCATCGCGTTCGAGGGCACACGCTGCCTCGAGAAGCGGCAGCAACGGCGGGGCCAGGAAATCTGGAGAAAACGGCCGGCTCCACCCGAAAACGTCGCGCAGCGTCCGCGCTCGCTCCGCGCGCGCGACGACCCGACGATGGGTCGCGGGCGTAGGCGTGATGAACGAATACCCCGTTTCGCGCAGTGCGCGACCGAGCTTCGCCATCGGCAGCATCGGCGCAAGCATAGCCCCGCCTGGCGGAGGGAAGGACGGACAGCTCGCGGCCGTCAAACTCGTCCCGGGGCGAGTTGAACTGTTCACCACTCAACTCGCCCCGGGGCGAGTCCAGGCTGCTCAGAGATTCGGGAACCGGTACGAGACGCCGAGCGAGAGCAGGTGGACGTGGGTGTCGTAGGAGCCAGGGAAAGCGGTGGCTCCCTCCGCGGTCACGGTGTCGAAGAAGGCGAACTGGTAGCCGAGGTCCGCGCGCAGGTTGGGGATGAACTCGTAGCCCGCCCCGACCGACACCGCCCAGCTGTTCGCGTCCGTCAGCGTCGGGGAAATGGTGTCCCTGGGCTGTTTCGAGATGCTCCGCAAAAATCCGGCGCGCAGCGTGAGCGCGGGGAGGAAGTCCGGCTTGGAGTACTCGGCGCCGAAGCGGA
This genomic window contains:
- a CDS encoding iron-containing redox enzyme family protein; translation: MDPTQLHPALMQFARDRLEPRLPDRIGDSEDAPRLRALEARFVEEERAAVQPLARRVPRDADAFVRWFDELLDSGPGQGDPLFPWLAGSATLAQMKWFLAQEIAGEAGFDDLVALTQIKMPVQAKLELARNFWDEMGRGRAVAMHGPLLSDLARAMDVHADPEKTVWESLALANLMVALALDRRYAYHSIGALGAVELTAPGRVAQVDRGLARLGIPRAARRYFTLHATLDLKHSEAWNREVLRPLVALEPRAAQAIAEGALMRLRAGERCFERYRRELRSEPAELAENVAVGP
- a CDS encoding methyltransferase; protein product: MLPMAKLGRALRETGYSFITPTPATHRRVVARAERARTLRDVFGWSRPFSPDFLAPPLLPLLEAACALERDGPLLRSTVRFSSLGPLLLAHSAFPTTAPDAVFFGPDTYRFASFLAARAPPRIGSLADVGCGTGAGGLLLASRAASVQLLDVNDKALEFARANCELNDVAARITRSDVLAAAADPLELVIANPPYLSDDSGRTYRDGGGTLGTGLSVRIVREALDRLRPGGRLLLYTATPVIEGQHVLWAQLAPLLRGIRHEYAELDPDVFGEELERPAYADVERIAVVGLDAVKT